Proteins encoded in a region of the Puniceibacterium sp. IMCC21224 genome:
- a CDS encoding heme-binding protein: protein MDEKETRMFSRATRAVTAFASLLSVTACSVFGSAAAPEPEYRVTLSDPPFEVRGYGELVVAKTPMGEGSRAAFGRLFDYISGTNTGGRDIAMTAPVLNTDNSNGSKIAMCPSSYKMGHQSGLSIGGSGSFV, encoded by the coding sequence TTGGATGAAAAGGAGACAAGGATGTTTTCACGCGCCACCCGGGCAGTCACCGCCTTCGCCAGTCTGCTGTCCGTCACGGCCTGTTCCGTTTTCGGCAGCGCGGCAGCTCCGGAGCCGGAGTACCGGGTGACATTGTCCGACCCACCATTCGAGGTCCGCGGCTACGGCGAACTGGTCGTTGCGAAAACCCCCATGGGCGAAGGATCACGCGCGGCGTTTGGCCGTCTTTTCGATTATATTTCGGGCACGAACACCGGAGGGCGCGACATTGCTATGACCGCGCCCGTCCTGAACACCGACAACTCGAACGGATCGAAGATCGCCATGTGTCCGTCGTCATATAAAATGGGACATCAGAGCGGCTTGAGCATTGGAGGCTCTGGCTCGTTTGTGTGA
- a CDS encoding IS3 family transposase (programmed frameshift) — protein MNKTSGTSKDAADKLVKNIRRKTRQTYSAEEKIRIVLAGLRGEESISVLCRREGIAESLYYSWSKEFLEAGKRRLSGDTARQATSPEVKELRSESLALKECVADLTLENRLLKKKYDRGWGGGGMRYPATEKLEIIRTVEGSHLPTKMTLDMLGIPRTAFYRWYDRYVEGGFDALADRSPRPGSVWNRIPQDRRDDLIEFALEHEALTTRELAVKYTDENRYFISESSAYRILKAADLITAPDYVVIKAADEFTDKTTAIHQLWQTDFTYFKIIGWGWYYLSTILDDYSRYIIAWKLCTNMRAEDVTDTIELALSASGCDQAVVRHKPRLLSDNGACYISGDLAKWLGNQKMDHVRGAPFHPQTQGKIERWHQTMKNRVLLENYYLPGDLERQIGAFVEYYNNARYHESLNNVTPADVYFGRDKAILRERKKIKILTIRERRLQHQKQAA, from the exons ATGAACAAGACATCCGGAACGTCGAAGGACGCAGCTGACAAGCTGGTCAAGAACATCCGCCGCAAGACGCGGCAGACCTATTCTGCAGAGGAGAAGATCCGCATCGTCTTAGCTGGCCTGCGCGGTGAGGAAAGCATTTCGGTGCTATGTCGGCGGGAGGGTATCGCCGAGAGCCTGTATTACAGCTGGTCGAAGGAGTTCCTGGAGGCTGGCAAGCGTCGCTTGTCTGGCGATACGGCGCGCCAAGCCACGTCGCCGGAGGTGAAGGAGCTTCGCTCTGAGTCTTTGGCCCTGAAGGAATGCGTGGCCGATCTCACCCTGGAAAACCGTCTGCTCA AAAAAAAGTATGACAGGGGCTGGGGAGGTGGAGGAATGAGATACCCTGCAACCGAGAAGCTTGAGATCATCCGCACCGTTGAAGGTTCGCATCTGCCCACCAAAATGACGCTGGATATGCTGGGCATTCCGCGCACGGCTTTCTACCGCTGGTATGATCGCTACGTCGAGGGCGGGTTCGATGCGCTGGCCGATCGGTCTCCTCGACCAGGGTCGGTCTGGAATCGAATACCCCAAGACCGGCGCGATGACCTGATCGAGTTTGCGTTAGAACATGAGGCGCTGACGACACGTGAACTGGCGGTCAAATACACCGATGAGAACCGGTATTTTATCTCGGAATCATCGGCTTACCGCATTCTTAAAGCAGCTGATCTGATCACGGCGCCGGACTATGTGGTGATCAAGGCCGCGGACGAGTTCACGGACAAGACCACGGCCATCCATCAGCTCTGGCAGACCGACTTCACCTACTTCAAGATCATCGGCTGGGGCTGGTATTACCTGTCCACCATCCTCGACGACTACAGCCGCTACATCATCGCCTGGAAGCTTTGCACAAACATGCGGGCCGAGGACGTGACGGACACGATTGAACTGGCTCTGAGCGCATCGGGCTGTGACCAAGCCGTCGTCCGGCACAAGCCGCGCCTGCTGAGTGACAACGGGGCCTGCTACATCTCTGGCGACCTCGCCAAGTGGTTGGGAAATCAAAAAATGGACCACGTTCGCGGGGCACCATTCCATCCGCAAACCCAGGGCAAGATTGAGCGCTGGCACCAAACTATGAAGAACCGGGTTCTGCTGGAAAACTACTACCTGCCCGGCGATCTCGAACGCCAGATCGGGGCCTTCGTAGAGTATTACAACAACGCGCGATACCACGAGAGTCTCAACAACGTCACGCCCGCCGACGTCTACTTTGGGCGCGACAAAGCCATCCTCAGAGAAAGGAAGAAGATCAAGATACTGACAATCCGCGAACGCCGCTTGCAACACCAAAAACAAGCCGCATAA